From Pan paniscus chromosome 9, NHGRI_mPanPan1-v2.0_pri, whole genome shotgun sequence, the proteins below share one genomic window:
- the LOC103787108 gene encoding olfactory receptor 5M1: protein MFSPNHTIVTEFILLGLTDDPVLEKILFGVFLAIYLITLAGNLCMILLIRTNSHLQTPMYFFLGHLSFVDICYSSNVTPNMLHNFLSEQKTISYAGCFTQCLLFIALVITEFYILASMALDRYVAICSPLHYSSRMSKNICVCLVTIPYMYGFLSGFSQSLLTFHLSFCGSLEINHFYCADPPLIMLACSDTRVKKMAMFVVAGFNLSSSLFIILLSYLFIFAAIFRIRSAEGRHKAFSTCASHLTIVTLFYGTLFCMYVRPPSEKSVEESKITAVFYTFLSPMLNPLIYSLRNKDVILATQQMIRGKSFRKIAV, encoded by the coding sequence ATGTTCTCCCCAAACCACACCATAGTGACAGAATTCATTCTCTTGGGACTGACAGATGACCCAGTGCTAGAGAAGATCCTGTTTGGGGTGTTCCTTGCGATCTACCTAATCACACTGGCAGGCAACCTGTGCATGATCCTGCTGATCAGGACCAATTCCCACCTGCAAACACCCATGTATTTCTTCCTTGGCCACCTCTCCTTTGTAGACATTTGCTATTCTTCCAATGTTACTCCAAATATGCTGCACAATTTCCTCTCAGAACAGAAGACCATCTCCTACGCTGGATGCTTCACGCAGTGTCTTCTCTTCATCGCCCTGGTGATCACTGAGTTTTACATCCTTGCTTCAATGGCATTGGATCGCTATGTAGCCATTTGCAGCCCTTTGCATTACAGTTCCAGGATGTCCAAGAACATCTGTGTCTGTCTGGTCACTATCCCTTACATGTATGGGTTTCTTAGTGGGTTCTCTCAGTCACTGCTAACCTTTCACTTATCCTTCTGTGGCTCCCTTGAAATCAATCATTTCTACTGTGCTGATCCTCCTCTTATCATGCTGGCCTGCTCTGACACCCGTGTCAAAAAGATGGCAATGTTTGTAGTTGCAGGCTTTAATCTCTCAAGCTCTCTCTTCATCATTCTTCTGtcctatcttttcatttttgcagCGATCTTCAGGATCCGCTCTGCTGAAGGCAGGCACAAAGCCTTTTCTACGTGTGCTTCCCACCTGACAATAGTCACTTTGTTTTATGGAACCCTCTTCTGCATGTACGTAAGGCCTCCATCAGAGAAGTCTGTAGAGGAGTCCAAAATAACTGCagtcttttatacttttttgagCCCAATGCTGAACCCATTGATCTATAGCCTACGGAACAAAGATGTAATCCTTGCCACGCAACAAATGATTAGGGGAAAATCCTTTCGTAAAATTGCAGTTTAG
- the LOC100975587 gene encoding LOW QUALITY PROTEIN: olfactory receptor 5AP2 (The sequence of the model RefSeq protein was modified relative to this genomic sequence to represent the inferred CDS: deleted 1 base in 1 codon) produces the protein MRLMKEVRGRNQTEVTEFLLLGLSDNPDLQGVLFALFLLIYMATMVGNLGMIVLIKIDLCLHTPMYSFLSSLSFVDASYSSSVTPKMLVNLMAENKAISFHGCAAQFYFFGSFLGTECFLLAMMAYDRYAAIWNPLLYPVLMSGRICFLLIATSFLAGCGNAAIHTGMTFRLSFCGSNRINHFYCDTPPLLKLSCSDTHFNGIVIMAFSSFIVISCIMIVLISYLCIFIAVLKLPSLEGRHKAFSTCASHLMAVTVFFGTILFMYLRPTSSYSMEQDKVVSVFYTVIIPMLNPLIYSLKNKEVKKALKKILWKHIL, from the exons ATGAGACTTATGAAAGAGGTTCGAGGCAGAAATCAAACAGAAGTAACAGAATTTCTCCTCTTAGGACTTTCCGACAATCCAGATCTACAAGGAGTcctctttgcattgtttctgttAATCTATATGGCAACCATGGTGGGCAATTTGGGGATGATTGTATTGATTAAGATTGATCTCTGTCTCCACACCCCCATGTATTCCTTTCTCAGTAGCCTCTCTTTTGTAGATGCCTCTTACTCTTCTTCCGTCACTCCCAAGATGCTGGTGAACCTCATGGCTGAGAATAAGGCCATTTCTTTTCATGGATGTGCTGCCCAGTTCTACTTCTTTGGCTCCTTCCTGGGGACTGAGTGCTTCCTGTTGGCCATGATGGCATACGACCGCTATGCAGCCATTTGGAACCCCCTGCTCTACCCAGTTCTCATGTCTGGGAGAATTTGCTTTTTGCTAATAGCTACCTCCTTCTTAGCAGGTTGTGGAAATGCAGCCATACATACAGGGATGACTTTTAGATTGTCCTTTTGTGGTTCTAATAGGATCAACCATTTCTACTGTGACACCCCGCCACTGCTCAAACTCTCTTGCTCTGATACCCACTTCAATGGCATTGTGATCATGGCATTCTCAAGTTTTATTGTCATCAGCTGTATTATGATTGTCCTCATTTCCTACCTGTGTATCTTCATTGCCGTCTTGAAGTTGCCTTCGTTAGAGGGCAGGCACAAAGCCTTCTCCACCTGTGCCTCTCACCTCATGGCTGTCACCGTATTCTTTGGAACAATCCTCTTCATGTACTTGCGCCCTACATCTAGCTACTCAATGGAGCAAGACAAGGTTGTCTCTGTCTTTTATACAGTAATAATCCCTATGCTAAATCCCCTCatctatagtttaaaaaataaggaa gtAAAAAAGGCCCTAAAGAAGATCTTATGGAAACACATCTTGTAG